The Drechmeria coniospora strain ARSEF 6962 chromosome 02, whole genome shotgun sequence genome has a segment encoding these proteins:
- a CDS encoding fungal specific transcription factor domain-containing protein, translating to MGESRAMSPTHHALSAAPHRHARVLACVLCQQRKIKCDRNFPCANCVKANVTCTPSTPAPARKRRRPNQDLQERLMRCEELLKQYAGAVTVGRSPSPATPTTSESRAEPSDSTPATTASPQQSWRSGCKMISEDGSVRFMDSYIWGSISEELQAMRDIVETEDPEDSSILGSDDLTPDNNTDLFFPGDLSTANLDDLTPDPVHGFRLWQIFLDRVNPLTKVIHVPTVQPFVMEAASGMSSLPLHVQALLFSIYAMAVLSLTESESIQMLGLSREAAMQKFTAATKVALIRFNFLKNYNMVALQALFSLQGRYDRHAAWILSGTVVRIAQKMGYHRDGETLGLDPFETEMRRRVWWQIAIQDSKYAMMSGLSQSLLPTACDTKLPQNVNDADIFPGSTEPVRPREGPTEMAFCLLLNEVYKFKISSDQSFDGPSFEAAIMGQDLDPDGDASGARQTLFNNFRVLAEGLERRLMDLETKYVDVHAGDVHLAALTIRPMVTNKLSEMLVPMREQPEWGTEIFGPKDKLFKVVVMGSEHKIDAFERLKDTGFLWFMKLHFQLDIFAVMTGQLCQRPTGSLADRGWAVIERVYGSYTELSDMSQKQYNVQAHFVLKAWKARENALRQAGQTTTTPALIARLRELLQPFESRSSGPSSATPPMPTLPSHHHQQPHGQHPNVKMESAGSMPFDPAGTDVDPFLGGYLDMPALNWDMFGMSDSADQLSAAMFGSIGLGNVSNIGAVNNMRNPNSY from the exons ATGGGAGAATCGAGGGCCATGTCGCCAACCCATCATGCCTTGTCCGCCGCCCCTCACCGGCACGCGCGCGTTCTCGCCTGCGTCCTCTGCCAGCAACGCAAGATCAAATGTGATCGCAATTTCCCCTGCGCCAATTGCGTCAAG GCAAACGTCACCTGCACCCCCAGCACACCTGCTCCCGCTCGGAAACGTCGGCGGCCCAACCAGGACCTCCAGGAACGGCTGATGCGGTGCGAGGAGCTTCTCAAGCAGtatgccggcgccgtcaccgtcggccggaGCCCGTCGCCCGCGACGCCCACGACGAGCGAGTCGAGAGCCGAACCATCCgactcgacgccggcgacgacggcctcgccccAGCAGAGCTGGAGGTCGGGCTGCAAGATGATCAGCGAGGATGGCAGCGTCCGCTTCATGGACAGCTACATTTGGGGCAGCATATCGGAAGAG CTGCAAGCGATGCGCGACATTGTCGAGACCGAAGACCCCGAGGACTCGAGCATTCTCGGCTCCGACGACCTCACCCCCGACAACAACACCGACCTCTTCTTCCCCGGCGACCTCTCGACCGCCAACCTGGACGACCTCACGCCCGATCCCGTCCACGGCTTCCGCCTCTGGCAGATCTTCCTCGACCGCGTGAATCCCCTGACAAAGGTCATCCACGTGCCCACAGTGCAGCCCTTCGTTATGGAGGCCGCCTCCGGCATGAGCAGTCTTCCGCTGCACGTCCAAGCCCTCCTCTTCTCCATCtacgccatggccgtcctGTCCCTCACCGAGAGCGAGTCGATCCAGATGCTCGGCCTGTCCCGGGAAGCCGCCATGCAAAAGTTCACCGCCGCCACCAAGGTGGCCCTCATCCGCTTCAACTTTTTGAAAAACTACAACATGGTCGCCCTCCaggccctc TTCTCCCTCCAGGGTCGCTACGACCGCCACGCCGCCTGGATCCTCAGCGGCACCGTCGTTCGCATCGCCCAGAAGATGGGCTACcaccgcgacggcgagacgctcggcctcgaccccTTCGAGACGGAGATGCGACGGCGCGTGTGGTGGCAGATCGCCATCCAGGACTCCAAGTACGCCATGATGTCGGGCCTGAGCCAGTCCCTGCTGCCGACCGCCTGCGACACGAAGCTGCCGCAAAacgtcaacgacgccgacatCTTCCCCGGCTCGACCGAACCCGTCCGGCCGCGCGAGGGGCCGACGGAGATGGCCTTTTGTCTGCTGCTCAACGAGGTCTACAAGTTCAAGATCTCGTCGGACCAGTCCTTCGACGGCCCCTCCTTCGAGGCCGCCATCATGGGCCAGGATCTGGatcccgacggcgacgcttCCGGCGCGCGCCAGACCCTCTTCAACAACTTccgcgtcctcgccgaggggcTCGAGCGGAGGCTGATGGACCTCGAGACCAAATACGTCGACGtccacgccggcgacgtccacctcgccgccctcaccATCCGACCCATGGTGACGAACAAGCTGTCGGAGATGCTCGTGCCCATGCGGGAGCAGCCCGAGTGGGGTACCGAAATCTTCGGACCCAAGGACAAGCTGTTcaaggtcgtcgtcatgggcaGCGAGCACAAGATTGACGCCTTCGAGCGCCTCAAGGACACGGGCTTTCTCTGGTTCATGAAGTTACACTTCCAGCTCGACATCTTCGCCGTCATGACCGGCCAGCTCTGCCAGCGGCCGACGGGCAGCCTCGCCGACCGCGGCTGGGCCGTCATCGAGCGAGTCTACGGCAGCTACACGGAGCTGTCGGACATGTCGCAGAAGCAGTACAACGTCCAGGCGCACTTCGTCCTCAAGGCCTGGAAGGCGCGCGAGAACGCGCTGCGGCAGGCCggccagacgacgacgacgccggcgctcATCGCCCGCCTGCGGGAGCTGCTTCAGCCGTTCGAGTCGCGCTCGtccgggccgtcgtcggcgacgccgccgatgccgacgctgccgtcgcatCACCATCAGCAGCCACACGGCCAGCATCCCAACGTCAAGATGGAAAGCGCCGGGTCGATGCCGTTCGAccccgccggcaccgacgtgGACCCGTTCCTCGGAGGCTACCTGGACATGCCGGCGTTGAACTGGGACATGTTCGGCATGAGCGACAGCGCCGACcagctctcggccgccatgttTGGCAGCATCGGGCTGGGAAACGTGTCCAACATTGGGGCGGTGAACAACATGAGGAACCCGAATTCTTATTGA
- a CDS encoding ATP-dependent bile acid permease yields the protein MTFARCSWPVWRVDDLTPCFQQDYLKVLLPLVVIGLSFARLTAQYGRRLLANRRTSRYKPLSNGHTAAEDHTAIPPDAADGETDSEEDDDLEINGGRLALAKTLSRGSIVQADTPPGRHLSQAVEELAVVGLIVVNAIAALAGAYRAGVDGQLAAVAGLVVWVYTFVLTSHRLFLGATRWRIPHLWNHTATIYAVVWTLDLFIFRSVLIHPSSRLARVLIVVEFGLVSLLFAMAMTTRKGNKTVLLEWEDGIPPSREPLASLFSLATFAWVDDIVYEGWKNPMELPDVWNLLPKDKAAAVISDYRQLKKTASLAWHMLKFFKGMLLYQCFMAFVSGLFTFAPTLLLKAILEYVEDPDRAPVNVLWLYVIGLPVLDTIRSYSDGMALWTGRKICIRVRAIIIGDIYAKALRRKAAAGKDKVLLAGKTAPKGGDADEEGTVARIKGLLGMRRRKSKRAGGGDAESATPPAGEPQAAKPAGDDEQANLGTIINLMSVDSFKVAEVTAYLHFLCAAAPTQLVISVILLWQVMGLSAIPGLIVMAFLLPVNYFLARGFNITSKNIMAATDKRINVTNEVLQNIRIIKYFAWEERFGRIIDEKRRVELNALRSRFILWACAVAIWNSVPVLITFFSFLVYTTIEEKPLYPSIAFTAISLFMLLRVPLDQLGDMFAHVQEAKVSVDRIEEFLAEDETDKYEQLGLDNVDEDGVKRIGFRDATLIWGGKDAVAEDGSRAFRLMDVNVDFKIGKLNIIAGPTGSGKTSMLMGLLGEMTMVDGRIFCPGGRSREDVRPDAETELADSVAYVAQSAWLVNANIRDNILFAAPFDEGRYRDVIVACALERDLEILDHGDETLVGEKGITLSGGQKQRISLARALYSNSAHVLMDDCLSAVDSHTAQWIFSNCIRGPLMRGRTSILVTHNVALCVPSADHVVVLDNGRIACQGTAQEVMASGRLGEEIQKSRPPSACASRVPSRVPSSVGDEDTAAAHGKSMGNGNGNGNGNAPNGAPGKIGPKKPQVNEAMSEGKASGAVKWPVMKSYLRSMGPWWFWLVAIVVFNLQQLSTVATNVWVREWANKYVDDDASAVALASSSHAYGGPSLAKGSWASVARLGSARSTAEAGSVPGEPASFSTPAYPDVNLAYYLGGLAFIGALGALAALIRDVWIFFGSLTASRRLHDRLMSAVTRAKFKFFDVTPLGQLMNRFSKDLEAIDQEISPTAIGVMSCALSLVVTIILIAVITPGFLVAAAFIAALFYAVATFYLRASRDLKRLESVQRSPLFQQFGETLSGVTTIRAYGDERRFIRDNLAKINTQSRPFIYLWACNRWLAFRADALGNMVSFFAGVFIILSLGKLDAGAAGISLSYAMNFTENILWLVRLYGMNEQNMNAMERVKEYLDLEQEAAPVVEGRRPAASWPSEGDVEFVDYTTRYRADLDPVLKGISLKIAACEKVGIVGRTGAGKSSLALALFRALEAEEGRIVIDGVDIGTIGLRDLREKMTMVPQDPTLFMGTIRTNLDPFDQYTDEQVFEALRRVQLIGPDEPGEPSTVAPPSSSPTTTNKNVFLDLSSAVSESGSNLSQGQRQLLCLARAMLRKPRVLVMDEATASIDYGTDSKIQATIRELTGTVITIAHRLQTIVDYDKVLVLDRGEVVEFGHPWTLISDAEGSFRGMCETSGELDALVKAAKRKWDEGQLVDVGSA from the exons ATGACCTTTGCCCGGTGCTCGTGGCCGGTCTGGCGGGTCGACGACCTGACGCCCTGCTTTCAGCAAGA TTACCTCAAGGTCCTCCttcccctcgtcgtcatcggcctctCCTTTGCTCGCCTCACCGCCCAGtacggccgccgcctgctcgcGAACCGCCGGACGAGTCGCTACAAACCGCTCTCCAACGGCCacacggccgccgaggaccaCACGGCCATCCCccccgatgccgccgacggcgaaacCGAtagcgaggaggacgacgacctcgagaTCAACGGCGGTCGACTGGCTCTCGCCAAGACCCTGAGCAGAGGCTCCATCGTCCAAGCCGACACCCCCCCCGGCCGGCATCTGTcccaggccgtcgaggagctcgccgtcgtcggcttgaTCGTCGTCAATGCCatcgccgctctcgccggcgcctACCGGGCCGGCGTTGacggccagctcgccgccgtcgccggcctcgtcgtctggGTCTACACCTTTGTCCTGACCTCGCAccgcctcttcctcggcgccacGAGATGGCGCATCCCCCACCTCTGGAACCACACGGCCACCATCTACGCCGTCGTCTGGACGCTCGACCTCTTCATCTTCCGCTCCGTCCTCATCCATCCTAGCTCCCGCCTGGCCCgcgtcctcatcgtcgtcgagttcGGCCTCGTCAGCCTGCTcttcgccatggccatgacgacgaggaagggcAACAAGACGGTGCTGCTCGAGTGGGAGGATGGCATCCCGCCCTCACGCGAACCCCTCGCGAGCCTCTTCTCCCTCGCGACCTTTGCCTGggtcgacgacatcgtctACGAGGGCTGGAAGAACCCCATGGAGCTGCCCGACGTCTGGAACCTGCTGCCCAAGgacaaggcggccgccgtcatctccGACTACCGCCAGCTCAAGAAGACGGCCTCGCTCGCCTGGCACATGCTCAAGTTCTTCAAGGGCATGCTGCTCTACCAGTGCTTCATGGCCTTTGTCTCCGGCCTCTTCACCTTTGCGCCCACCCTCCTGCTCAAGGCCATCCTCGAGTACGTCGAGGATCCGGACCGCGCCCCCGTCAACGTCCTCTGGCTCTACGTCATCGGCTTGCCCGTCCTCGACACCATCCGCTCCTACTCGGACGGCATGGCCCTCTGGACCGGCCGCAAGATTTGCATCCGCGTGcgcgccatcatcatcggcgaCATCTACGCCAAGGCCCTGCGCcgcaaggccgccgccggcaaggacAAGGTGCTGCTCGCCGGCAAGACGGCCCCGAAgggtggcgacgccgacgaggaaggcaCCGTCGCCAGGATCAAGGGTCTGCTGGGCATGAGGAGGCGAAAGAGCAagcgcgccggcggcggcgacgccgaatCCGCCACCCCTCCAGCGGGCGAGCCGCAGGCCGCCAAGCccgccggcgatgacgagcaggCGAACCTGGGCACCATCATCAATCTCATGTCCGTCGACAGCTTCAAGGTGGCCGAAGTGACGGCCTACCTGCACTTCCTGTGTGCCGCCGCCCCGACGCAGCTCGTCATCTCCGTCATCCTCCTGTGGCAGGTCATGGGCCTCAGCGCCATCCCTGGCCTCATCGTCATGGCCTTCCTGCTGCCCGTCAACTACTTCCTCGCGAGGGGCTTCAACATCACCTCCAAGAACATCATGGCCGCCACGGACAAGCGCATCAACGTCACCAACGAGGTGCTCCAGAACATCCGCATCATCAAGTACTTTGCCTGGGAGGAGCGTTTCGGCCGCATCATCGACGAGAAGCGGCGCGTCGAGCTCAACGCCCTGCGCTCCCGCTTCATCCTCTGggcctgcgccgtcgccatctggAACTCGGTGCCCGTCCTCAtcaccttcttctccttTCTCGTCTACACGACGATCGAGGAGAAGCCGCTGTACCCGTCCATCGCCTTCACCGCCATCTCGCTCTTCATGCTCCTCCGCGTCCCCCTCGACCAGCTCGGGGACATGTTCGCGCACGTGCAGGAGGCCAAGGTGTCGGTCGACCGCATCGAGGagttcctcgccgaggacgagacggacaagtacgagcagctcggcctggacaacgtggacgaggacggcgtcaaGCGCATCGGTTTCCGCGACGCGACGCTCATCTGGGGTGGCAAGgatgccgtggccgaggacggctcGCGCGCCTTTCGGCTCATGGACGTCAACGTCGACTTCAAGATTGGCAAGCTCAACATCATCGCCGGCCCGACGGGATCCGGGAAGACGTCGATGCTGATGGGGCTCCTCGGCGAGATGACCATGGTCGACGGCAGGATCTTCTGCCCCGGCGGCCGGAGCCGCGAGGACGTGcggcccgacgccgagacggagCTGGCCGACTCGGTCGCCTACGTGGCCCAGTCGGCCTGGCTCGTCAACGCCAACATCCGGGACAACATCCTGTTCGCGGCGCCCTTTGACGAGGGGCGGTACAGggacgtcatcgtcgcctgcgcgctcgagcgcgacctcgagatcctcgaccacggcgacgagacgctcgtcggcgagaaggGCATCACCTTGTCGGGAGGCCAGAAGCAGCGAATCTCGCTCGCCCGCGCGCTCTACTCGAACTCGGCCCACGTCCTCATGGACGACTGCCtgagcgccgtcgactcccACACGGCGCAGTGGATCTTTTCCAACTGCATCCGGGGCCCGCTCATGCGCGGCCGGAcctccatcctcgtcacGCACAACGTCGCCCTCTGCGTCCCCTCGGCCgaccacgtcgtcgtcctcgacaacgGCCGCATCGCCTGCCAGGGCACCGCGCAGGAGGTCATGGCCtcgggccgcctcggcgaggagatTCAGAAGTCGCGGCCCCCGTCGGCCTGCGCCTCGCGCGTGCCCTCGCGCGTGCCCTCGAGCGTCGGGGACGAagacacggcggcggcgcacgGCAAGAGCAtgggcaacggcaacggcaacggcaacggcaacgccCCGAACGGCGCACCCGGCAAGATTGGGCCCAAGAAGCCGCAGGTGAACGAGGCGATGAGCGAGGGCAAGGCCTCGGGCGCCGTCAAGTGGCCCGTCATGAAGAGCTACCTGCGGTCGATGGGGCCGTGGTGGTTCTGGCTCGTCGCCATTGTCGTCTTCAACCTGCAGCAGCTCTCCACGGTGGCGACGAACGTCTGGGTGCGCGAGTGGGCCAACAagtacgtcgacgacgacgcgtcggccgtggcgctggcgtcgtcctcgcacgCCTACGGCGGCCCGTCCCTGGCAAAGGGAAGCTGGGCGAGCGTGGCGCGGCTGGGAAGCGCccggtcgacggccgaggcaggcTCGGTGCCCGGCGAGCCGGCGTCCTTTTCGACGCCCGCCTACCCGGACGTCAACCTCGCCTACTACCTCGGGGGGCTCGCCTTCATCGGCGCGCTCGGCGCGCTCGCGGCCTTGATCCGCGACGTCTGGATCTTCTTCGGATCGCTCACGGCGTCGCGGCGGCTCCACGACCGGCTCATgtcggcggtgacgagggccAAGTTCAAGTTTTTCGACGTCACGCCCCTCGGCCAGCTGATGAACCGCTTCAGCAaggacctcgaggccatcgatCAGGAgatctcgccgacggccatcggCGTCATGTCGTGCGCGCTGTCGCTCGTGGTGACCAtcatcctcatcgccgtcatcacGCCGGGCTTCCtcgtggcggcggccttcatcgccgccctcttcTACGCCGTGGCCACGTTTTACCTGCGGGCGTCGCGCGACCTCAAGCGGCTCGAGTCGGTGCAGCGCAGCCCGCTGTTCCAGCAGTTTGGCGAGACGCTGAGCGGCGTGACGACGATCCGGGCctacggcgacgagcggcgCTTCATCCGCGACAACCTGGCCAAGATCAACACGCAGAGCCGGCCGTTCATCTACCTCTGGGCCTGCAACCGGTGGCTCGCCTTCCGGGCCGACGCGCTCGGCAACATGGtctccttcttcgccggcgtcttcatcatcctcagcctcggcaagctcgacgccggcgcggcgggcATCTCGCTGAGCTACGCCATGAACTTTACCGAGAACATACTCTGGCTCGTGCGGCTCTACGGCATGAACGAGCAGAACATGAACGCCATGGAGCGCGTCAAGGAgtacctcgacctcgagcaggaggcggcgcccgtcgtcgagggcaggcggccggcggcgtcgtggccgtcggagggcgacgtcgagttTGTCGACTACACGACGCGCTAccgcgccgacctcgaccccGTCCTGAAGGGCATCTCGCTCAAGATTGCGGCGTGCGAGaaggtcggcatcgtcggacGGACGGGCGCGGGCAAGAGctcgctcgcgctcgcgctcttccgcgcgctcgaggccgaggaggggcgcatcgtcatcgacggcgtcgacatcggCACCATCGGGCTGCGGGACCTGCGGGAGAAGATGACGATGGTGCCGCAGGACCCGACGCTCTTCATGGGCACGATCCGCACGAACCTCGACCCCTTTGACCAGTACACGGACGAGCAGGTGTTTGAGGCGCTGCGGCGCGTGCAGCTGATTGGGCCGGACGAGCCGGGCGAGCCCTCGACGGTggcgcctccgtcgtcgtcgccgacgacgacgaacaagaacgtcttcctcgacctgtcgtcggccgtgagCGAGTCGGGGTCAAACCTGTCGCAGGGGCAGCGGCAGCTGCTATGCCTCGCGCGGGCGATGCTGAGGAAACCGCGGGTGCTcgtcatggacgaggcgacggcgtcgatcGACTACGGCACGGACTCGAAGATCCAGGCGACGATCCGCGAGCTCACGGGCACCGTCATCACCATCGCGCACCGGCTGCAGACGATTGTCGACTACGACAaggtgctcgtgctcgacagGGGCGAGGTGGTCGAGTTTGGCCACCCGTGGACGCTCATcagcgacgccgagggtTCGTTCCGCGGCATGTGCGAGAcgagcggcgagctcgacgcgctcgtcaaggcggccaagaggAAGTGGGACGAAGgacagctcgtcgacgtcggctcgGCGTGA
- a CDS encoding hypothetical protein (related to cytochrome b-large subunit), which produces MIAQRVGVGALRRAATKPSIYFNQSIPKLALASISTSHVRYAVPSRPAPPGRPRRGRDSNKSAPSSPDSPITTTKLSPSEGDQILANQRLQRPISPHLAIYKMEQTWFGASAWTRITGITLSGTAYLYFGSYLVAPLLGLHLESASVAAAFTGLPFLVKGGIKFALGFPFAFHFINGIKHLVYDLGKGFAKPSIRRGEIALWVSSILSGLYLAFGL; this is translated from the exons atgaTCGCTCAACGggttggcgtcggcgccctgcGCAGAG CCGCGACGAAGCCCAGCATCTACTTCAACCAATCCATCCCCAAGCTGGCTCTCGCGTCCATCTCCACCTCCCACGTCCGGTATGCCGTCCCGTCCCGCCCCGCCCCTCCCGGCCGACCTAGACGCGGACGAGATTCTAACAAGTcggccccgtcgtcgccggacAGCCCCATCACGACGACCAAGCTCTCGCCGAGCGAGGGCGACCAGATACTCGCCAACCAGCGGCTACAGCGGCCCATCTCGCCCCATCTCGCCATCTACAAAATGGAGCAGACCTGGTTCGGTGCCTCGGCCTGGACCCGCATCACCGGCATCACCCTTTCCGGCACCGCCTACCTCTACTTTGGCTCGTACCTCGTCGCGCCCCTGCTCGGCCTTCACCTCGAGAgcgccagcgtcgccgccgccttcaccGGCCTGCCCTTCCTCGTCAAGGGTGGCATCAAGTTTGCCCTCGGTTTCCCCTTTGCCTTTCACTTCATCAACGGCATCAAGCACCTCGTGTACGACCTCGGCAAGGGATTCGCCAAGCCCAGCATCCGCCGCGGCGAGATTGCCTTGTGGGTGTCGAGCATCCTGAGCGGGCTCTACCTGGCCTTTGGCCTGTAG
- a CDS encoding protein transport protein SEC61 alpha subunit produces MSSLRFLDLVKPFVPFLPEVQQPETKVPFNQKMMWTALTLLIFLVMSQMPLYGIVSSDNSDPLYWLRMVMASNRGTLMELGITPIISSGMVFQLLAGTHMIDVNLDLKSDRELYQTAQKLFAFILSAGTATVYVFTGLYGPPSDLGAGIVFLLILQLVVAGMIVILLDELLQKGYGLGSGISLFIATNICESIMWKAFSPTTINTGRGPEFEGAVIALFHLLMTWPNKQRALQEAFYRQNLPNIMNLLATILVFVAVIYLQGLRVEIPVKSARQRGARGSYPIRLFYTSNMPIMLQSALSSNVFLISQMLYSRFSENLLVRLFGVWEANDGSSQLYAVSGLAYYMSPPLSFKDALLDPIHTAMYIVYMLGACALFSKTWIEVSGSSPRDVAKQLKDQGLVMAGHRDQSMYKELKRIIPTAAAFGGACIGALSVTSDLMGALGSGTGTLLAVTIIYGYFEIAAKEGDLTGMKGMIMG; encoded by the exons aTGAGTTCCC TACGATTCCTTGACCTCGTCAAACCGTTCGTGCCGTTCCTCCCCGAGGTGCAGCAGCCGGAGACCAAGGTCCCCTTCAACCAGAAGATGATGTGGACGGCCCTGACGCTGCTCATCTTCCTCGTCATGAGCCAGATGCCCCTCTACGGCATCGTCTCGTCGGACAACTCGGATCCGCTGTACTGGCTGCGGATGGTCATGGCGAGCAACCGAGGCACGCTGATGGAGCTGGGCATCACGCCCATCATCTCGTCGGGCATGGTCTTCCAGCTGCTCGCCGGCACGCACATGATCGACGTCAACCTCGATCTCAAGTCGGACCGCGAGCTCTACCAGACGGCCCAGAAGCTCTTCGCCTTcatcctctcggccggcaccgccaCCGTCTACGTCTTCACCGGCCTCTACGGGCCTCCCTcggacctcggcgccggcatcgtcttcctcctcatcctgcagctcgtcgtcgccggcatgatcgtcatcctcctcgacgagctcctccagAAGGGCtacggcctcggcagcggcatctCGCTCTTCATCGCCACCAACATCTGCGAGTCCATCATGTGGAAGGCCTTttcgccgacgaccatcaACACGGGCCGCGGTCCCGAGTtcgagggcgccgtcatcgccctctTCCACCTGCTCATGACGTGGCCCAACAAGCAGCGCGCCCTCCAGGAGGCCTTTTACCGCCAGAACCTGCCCAACATCATGAACCTGCTGGCCACGatcctcgtcttcgtcgccgtcatctaCCTCCAGGGCCTGCGCGTCGAGATCCCCGTCAAGTCGGCGCGCCAGCGCGGCGCCCGCGGCTCGTACCCGATCCGCCTCTTCTACACGTCCAACATGCCCATCATGCTGCAGTCGGCGCTGTCGTCCAACGTCTTCCTCATCAGCCAGATGCTCTACTCGCGCTTCTCCGAGaacctcctcgtccgcctcttcGGCGTCTGGGAGGCCAACGACGGCTCCTCGCAGCTCTACGCCGTCTCGGGCCTCGCCTACTACATGTCGCCGCCGCTAAGCTTCAAGGACGCGCTCCTCGACCCCATCCACACGGCCATGTACATCGTCTACATGCTCGGCGCCTGCGCCCTCTTCTCCAAGACGTGGATCGAGGTGTCGGGCTCGAGCCCCCGCGACGTGGCCAAGCAGCTAAAGGACCAGGGCCTCGTCATGGCCGGTCACCGCGACCAGAGCATGTACAAGGAGCTCAAGCGCATCATccccacggccgccgcctttggcGGCGCCTGCATCGGCGCCCTCTCCGTCACGAGCGACCTCATGGGCGCCCTCGGCTCCGGCACGGGTACCCTTCTTGCCGTCAC CATCATTTACGGCTACTTTGAGATCGCCGCCAAGGAGGGAGACTTGACGGGCATGAAGGGTATGATTATGGGCTAA
- a CDS encoding tRNA isopentenyltransferase, with the protein MAVRTPPADPLLVILGSTGTGKSDLAVELATRFGGEIINADAMQLYRGLPVLTNKMPVPERRGIPHHLLGHIAADEAPWDVDDFKREATKAMAEIRARGNLPILVGGTQYYVDSLLFADVILDGVQCEAPSGTFPFLDSPTETLLSELQRCDPVMAERWHPNDRRKIQRSLEIFLQTGKPASQFYAEQRERKAAAASRDATSSSRPRWEKLLFWVHSDRDVLRERLDERVDRMLSGGLLDEVGELVDLKRRRAAAGQALDTTKGIWQSIGYRQFEAYLAALDGGATDDGGLDDLKAKAVEETKSATRRYAVQQTRWIRLKQMRRLQEEGAEAMDSLYVVDSTDQAQFQQDVVQPAAGITAQFLAGEERPRPRDVSERARQVLTAAAEPPAQEKPSKRTCELCQTVLVTEQAWQRHIKGVSHRRALRRKQRLALVPTEERERDEADVGTRPSSPEIGSMFSSPAE; encoded by the exons ATGGCCGTCCGCACCCCCCCCGCCGATCCGCTCCTGGTGATCCTCGGGTCGACAGGGACGGGCAAATCCGAC ctggccgtcgagctcgcgacTCGCTTCGGGGGCGAGATCatcaacgccgacgccatgcaGCTCTACCGAGGGCTCCCCGTGCTGACGAATAAaatgccggtgccggagcGGCGCGGGATCCCGcaccacctcctcggccacatcgcggccgacgaagccccCTGGGACGTTGACGACTTCAAGCGCGAGGCAACCAAGGCGATGGCCGAGATTCGCGCCAGGGGCAACCTGCCGATACTCGTCGGCGGGACGCAGTACTACGTCGACTCCCTGCTCTTCGCcgacgtcatcctcgacggcgtgcaGTGCGAGGCCCCCTCCGGGACGTTTCCCTTCCTCGActcgccgacggagacgcTGCTCTCGGAGCTGCAGAGGTGCGACCCCGTCATGGCGGAACGATGGCACCCCAACGACAGACGCAAGATCCAGCGCTCGCTCGAGATCTTTCTGCAGACGGGCAAGCCGGCGTCGCAGTTTTACGCCGAGCAACGGGAAcgcaaggcggcggcggccagccgAGATGCCACTTCGTCGAGCCGGCCACGGTGGGAGAAGCTCCTGTTCTGGGTCCACTCGGACCGCGACGTTTTGCGCGAGCGACTCGACGAGCGCGTCGACAGGATGCTCTccggcggcctcctcgacgaggtcggcgagctcgtcgacttGAAGCGGCgcagagcggcggcgggccaGGCGCTCGACACGACAAAGGGCATCTGGCAGTCGATCGGCTACAGGCAGTTCGAGGCGTACCTggcggccctcgacggcggcgcgaccgacgacggcggcctcgacgatctcaaggccaaggcggtggaggagacgaagtcggcgacgcggcgTTATGCCGTCCAGCAGACTCGCTGGATTCGACTCAAGCAGATGCGTCGGTTGCAGGAGGAAGGTGCCGAGGCTATGGACAGCCTCTATGTCGTCGACAGCACCGACCAGGCGCAGTTCCAGCAGGACGTCGTccagccggccgccggcatcaCGGCGCagttcctcgccggcgaggagcggcctcggcctcgcgacGTCTCGGAGCGTGCGCGGCAGGTGctcacggcggccgcggagccgccggcgcaggAAAAGCCGTCGAAGCGCACGTGCGAGCTGTGCCAGACGGTGCTGGTGACGGAGCAGGCGTGGCAACGACACATCAAGGGCGTCAGCCACAGAAGGGCGTTGAGGAGGAAGCAGAGGCTCGCGCTCGTGCCCACGGAAGAGCGGGAGAGAGACGAGGCTGATGTCGGgacacggccgtcgagccctGAGATTGGATCCATGTTCTCGTCACCCGCCGAATGA